tgtaacatcctcctcctctttcaagctgaacgcgtcttcctcttctttcacagtaacggCCTCACTCTCTATTTCTTGATTTACTGTGATATCTTCCTCCTCTTTAGaaggagagtagcttagtgaccGCATGTTcggagatgttagctagctaggctaatgctaacttaaccaCCCCGCAGCCGAATAATAACAACACTGaaatatgaaattaaatcggATAACTAACTAGACGATAGAAGTGGTTTTAAAACACTGTGGCTAATATACACGAAAGCGTCTAAAGAGCTATATTGGTTCGGCTAATTTGTCAATCAAGCTACGGAGGTGTCTGACTAACTGTTGCTGCTGATGAAAGAAGCGTGCTGTTTTATACGTCACACCATCAGCATTACCTTAAAGTCTAAgaccgccatctgctgactggagtgggtaacgcagttgagtAAAATAGTATTTCTGTCCGCCATCTTTGATCCATTTCAGGTCTGTGTACCCCTCTCTCCTAGTATTTCTGTccgccatctttgctgaagaaagtccaACAGTCACTTgtgcagcagcagcctcccccgGTCCTAGTGCCGAACCGATAAGACGTTTAAGATGCGATGGAACGGTTGACgaaaaaaataaatcacagaaaaaaatatattgactGATATTGATTTATTTAGGGGGGGTAATTCATATTTTAGGACTAGCGTCGTCTCTGATTCCAACCCTTTAACTTTTTGTCTGaaaattaaataaacattttactcaactgcgttacccagtccagtcagcagatggcggtcTGGGAATTTATGGTTATGCTGttggtgtgacgtataatctagtggacggaacgcttctttcagcagcagcaacagtgagTCAGACAtctcggtagcttgctagacaaaTTAGCCGAACCAATATAGCTCTTTAGACGCTTTCGTGTATATTAGCCACTGTGTTTTAAACCCATTGCTGTCGTCTAGTTAGTTATccgatttaatttcatatttacggTGTAGTTATTATTATTCAGCTAGCGGGGtggttaagttagcattagccttagctaacatccccgaccatgcGGTCACCaagctactctccttctaatgAAGAGAAGgatatcacagtaaaacaagaagtagagaGTGGGGCctttactgtgaaagaagaggaggacgcgttcagagtgaaagacgaGGAAgatatcacagtaaaacaagaagtagagaGTGGGGCctttactgtgaaagaagaggaggacgcgttcagagtgaaagaggaggatggtgtTACAGTGAAAGGAGAGCATGTAGTTTATGGCgtgaaagaggagggggaggagatgacTGTAACATCGAAAGAGGAGGAACGTGGATATCTGGTTCCGGTTTCCCAAACGCATCTTAAGGCGTCcaatggttctaacgatgaactcAACCGTAAGATGGTTTTGAGAAACCGTTccctgattaacactagtaagtactgtcttaacAACAGAGGC
This sequence is a window from Oncorhynchus mykiss isolate Arlee chromosome 13, USDA_OmykA_1.1, whole genome shotgun sequence. Protein-coding genes within it:
- the LOC118938138 gene encoding uncharacterized protein LOC118938138, which produces MRSPSYSPSNEEKDITVKQEVESGAFTVKEEEDAFRVKDEEDITVKQEVESGAFTVKEEEDAFRVKEEDGVTVKGEHVVYGVKEEGEEMTVTSKEEERGYLVPVSQTHLKASNGSNDELNRKMVLRNRSLINTICHATTTKVLLRSLQERDVTIVDPLGSRNNLMMLRRQRRVSPDQNTSINTRRDPQGRELTAALTVGRYSHHQALKFIREHTQERNLIAVVNVGGVLQH